The DNA window TCAAAATGCAGACAAAGGACTAACTTTGGCCGAgtcaattcaatttcaatttatcaAATGCTTCAGCAATTTCTCTAATTGAATTTCGTTTCATTTGGCATagcataatttataaaatataacattTCAATGCCGTGCCCCGCCCCTCGCATGGCTGCTATTCACTCGGCCCAGCTCTCTAATCCATTGTAAGGGAACACACAGAGACCCCGGATGCCGGGATCCAATCATTTTGAGCGCATTCCGCCTTCGCCGGCGATAAGTTTGCTTATAAATCACAACTGTCCGATGGCTGCGAGGATGGAGCACTGGGTACTGCAGGCTTTTAAATCGATGAGCACATCGCTGGATTgacaataatattttaaaaataattttattatttcattcAGCCGGGCACTCATGCAGACACACAAGGGAAAACTTCTGGGGAAATGGAGCAGGAGTCGGCGGAGCAGCAGGCCAATGGGCGGTGGGATTGGAGCCCGGCCGGATGTCCATCAGCATCGACGGAACGGTGCCCGGTCATGCGTGAATGTAAACGCAGCTCGGAGCCACTCAAGGGGCAATAATACAATTTTGAGATCTTCTTTTGCTCCCTCTGTGTCTTTAATTAAACGACAAAATGCAAAATCTAATTGTGTTTGTCTTTCCAGTAATATTCAAAAGAATTACAAAAGTCTAGGTCCTGGGCCATTGCTTGTCGTACTGGCCGATGACGTACTTCAGCTTCTTGATGGCCAGGTCCACTTGCTCATCGTCCACCTGATGGTAGAGCACCAGTCTCGCAAATACCCAATCCCGGGCACAGGCCTTCACCACGATTTCGGCTCCGTTTTTGTCCGTCACTCCGGCCTCCACTTCTCCAGCATCAACGATGCTCAACCGGGTGGTGAACTCACTGGCCTTCAGTTTGGGTTGGGTTATCTCTACCAGAAGGATATTGCTCTGGACAGACTCCAAGTCTACGGTAATGTTGGGACTATTCAGTCCGTAAATAGCTGAGGAGGAAATGGATATTTATAAGTGTGCAATTATAATAGACGTTATGACACCAACCTTGGGCAATTTTCTTGGTCCGTTCGTGATCTTTGCTCAGAAGTGGAACCACTTCATCCAAAGCTACCAGTCCAGCTGCTGCTAACACGCCCACCTGTCGCATTCCGCCTCCCAAAGCTTTGCGCAGTCGATGGGCTCTATACGCggaaaattatttgttattcGCCAACATCGAATATCAAATTCTATTATATGTAAATAACGTGCCAAATAATTCCATTACTAAGATACAGTTACCAATAACTAAAAATGGACTGCAGCTAAGCACCAATTTCCGTAATTATATCGAAGTATTGGAGTCACCGGATCCAAAAAAGCAAATATGTGCCGGCTGGCAGCGTATTAGATACTCATGCCGTGGGTGGGGTTAAACTCACTCCGTAATGAAGGCCTTGGAGCCGACCAACACGGATCCCACGGGAGCCGATAAGCCCTTGCTGAGGCAGATGGATACCGAATCGAAGTCGCGGCAGATGCGCTCCACTCCCACGCCCAAGGCGGTGGCCGCATTAAAGACCCTCGCTCCGTCCATGTGGAGGGCGATGCGGGCGTTTCCAGTGCCCACGCCCGGCTGACGGACCAGAGCAGCTAGCTCATCCAAGAAGGCCAGGGGCACCACTTTGCCGCCGCAGATATTGTGGGTTtgctccaccaccaccagcgaGGTGATGGGCTCATGGCAGTCTTCGTGGCGAATCCTGCGGCGGAGATCCTGTAGACTAAAGGTGCCATCCTGCTCGTTCTTCAGAGTGGCTAATTGGACTCCGGCCAAATGCGAGGCGCCACCTAAACGTGATTAATGAAGACGCACTGGAGTCGTTGAGGCCTGGCGGAGTGTTTGCTGTTCTCACCTTGTTCGTACAGAAAGATGTGCGATAAATCGCCGACCAGGGCCTCCGTGCCACGACGATGGCAGTGAACCATAACTGGGGGGATTATCAAGGGAAACATTGGAGTATTCGCTTGGCTCGGCATAATCAAGGAGTCAACCATAGGCTTTTCGGTTTAGCTCTGAACTCATCTTTAATATAACTAATACAGCCTTGCTAATTGTTTCTGATCTAAATAGATACTACTTCACAAGATTCAGTTA is part of the Drosophila sechellia strain sech25 chromosome 3R, ASM438219v1, whole genome shotgun sequence genome and encodes:
- the LOC6607594 gene encoding probable low-specificity L-threonine aldolase 2 isoform X2 produces the protein MTTHSVVDLRSDTVSQPTDKMRARMAAAVVGDDVYGEDPTVNELEARTAAIFGKEAGLFVPSGTMGNLLAIMVHCHRRGTEALVGDLSHIFLYEQGGASHLAGVQLATLKNEQDGTFSLQDLRRRIRHEDCHEPITSLVVVEQTHNICGGKVVPLAFLDELAALVRQPGVGTGNARIALHMDGARVFNAATALGVGVERICRDFDSVSICLSKGLSAPVGSVLVGSKAFITEAHRLRKALGGGMRQVGVLAAAGLVALDEVVPLLSKDHERTKKIAQAIYGLNSPNITVDLESVQSNILLVEITQPKLKASEFTTRLSIVDAGEVEAGVTDKNGAEIVVKACARDWVFARLVLYHQVDDEQVDLAIKKLKYVIGQYDKQWPRT
- the LOC6607594 gene encoding probable low-specificity L-threonine aldolase 2 isoform X1, producing MQISELINLQKMTTHSVVDLRSDTVSQPTDKMRARMAAAVVGDDVYGEDPTVNELEARTAAIFGKEAGLFVPSGTMGNLLAIMVHCHRRGTEALVGDLSHIFLYEQGGASHLAGVQLATLKNEQDGTFSLQDLRRRIRHEDCHEPITSLVVVEQTHNICGGKVVPLAFLDELAALVRQPGVGTGNARIALHMDGARVFNAATALGVGVERICRDFDSVSICLSKGLSAPVGSVLVGSKAFITEAHRLRKALGGGMRQVGVLAAAGLVALDEVVPLLSKDHERTKKIAQAIYGLNSPNITVDLESVQSNILLVEITQPKLKASEFTTRLSIVDAGEVEAGVTDKNGAEIVVKACARDWVFARLVLYHQVDDEQVDLAIKKLKYVIGQYDKQWPRT